A stretch of DNA from Salvelinus sp. IW2-2015 linkage group LG20, ASM291031v2, whole genome shotgun sequence:
AGAAAATACACAAACTGAGAACACGTATGTTGTTTTGGGTGAACAGACGAAGCCGCCGAATGCTAGCTACATAATTTTGCAAATCCAGTTTAGTTATCATATCTTTGTCCGAGTTGAAAtgagttggctaacgttagctagccagtttgAGTTGAAACGTTTTTTGAACGCAAGCTGGCTACATCCTATgattaacgtaaactcaccccattctgtacaaatgtgtgcaacattcaaacgaggctgcaaagaaaactaatggtactgtagcgactgtgttgacttcaaaatctggggtgtgaactacgtttctattcaagcgttgatcgacatggtaatggctctatagtattggagaaaagtttaaaaaactgaccctccgttaccgTTACATCGTGaggtgtcatgccgtaacgtacagcacgcatacaACAACTATTTccgtcttacaatctctctccaccaggtgtagcacttctctcatcgtttaaaaacaagaaatggacaatgacggggtaagggggatacctagtcattttttgcatcgtcattgcatgcgatcatcattctcaaagccgctgtttatttctaagatcactttagcaccgccctaaaaacccgattcaaattcgacacaaaccttcaaataggtatgtaatgacccATTATATAAActttttatagtgttttatttacattttagaggcgataaggtgataagttggacagatcgagtgaaaaaaagcactttttttctccttctcactatcacgcattagtttcgcttccccacccgccatttttttaaagaccagacggagctcattgccttgttgtattatgcagaaacgggccgcgtgggggtcatgtaattgattctgttagaaaggggagaaattgtgctttacaatggtattgacattacagttgatctggaagtattacgttttgagggcgctaaaataaggtcaattgtacggaccaaggcgatgtacaaaagtgagtgagtttacgttagcaaGCTAGTATTTTAGTGCCTGTATTGACGCTAAATGTCAATGAGCTACAGTTGGCTGTTGTtagcaaggtagctagctaacgtgagcAATGCACATCTTCCTCTGACATGCTACATTACACTTGatgtatttagctagctacagtatcattCCCCTTTCATCAAGTATCATAGCTAGCCTGGCTCGCTAGCACTATCAAATGTTGTATAACCAAAAgtagctattagctagctagtaccAGCTATCTACTTAGCTAACATACTCACAAACATCCATTCCTGGCCATCTTTCCATATTGTTGAAATGCATTGGAAGTTTGTACCATCTTTATGGAAGCCCATTTTCACTATTTGTTGAGTGAAATGCGCGTGCGTTGCAGACTTGACGACAAGTGTTCACATGGCAGCTGAGTGCGGACCACAATGTGTTGTTTCTGGCCAATTGGGCCTTATTCGCAAAAATAGCCATGTAAGTAATCCATACCCAACCATCCAGTAACTCATGACGAGCTCCCTTACaaaactttatgaccaaaattatcctatgtatggaggaaacactgtacacctggcgaccatgtcggcgtgtactgcgcccggcccgccacaggagtcgctggtgcgcgatgggacaaggacatccctgccgaccaaaccctcccctaacccagacgatgctgggccagttgtgcgcccgccccatgggtctcccggtcgcagccggctgcgacagagcctggactcgaacccagaatctctagtaacacagctagcactgcgattcagtgccttagaccactgcgccactcggaaggccctATTTACacttctgactcatatcgatgccacataggcagTTTTAAATCAGGAGAAGTTGGTTCTATAAGCGGCAGTTGACTTTTAACAGCATCGTTTTCGATTAGCGTCCTTGCTCAGCCAGTGCCTAGCATAGCATAACCTAGCATAGTTTAGCATCCTTATCCCTGTATCTCTATCTTGTCTCGGCCAGTGCTGCTTGGCATTATACTTACGCTAATGCTCATAGTCTGATGCAGAGCACTGACTGCACTGACTCAGGGCAGCCTCCAACCCTGGCCCAGCCGCAGTCAGTGCAATGCCCTGGCTACCTTCTGACCTAACCCAGCATCAGTGCTCTGCTAATCCCCCCCCCAGGGCTTAATACCCCCACAGCGCAGTGTAGAGCCAGAGTGCATGAGTTACCACTTGCCTGCCAGCCTGTAACAttgcaacacacacacgtgtgtgtgccaACTACTGTGCTGTAATCAACTGGGCTAATTGGACTGGGGTGGAGTGTGTGTCATGCGTTTCACCCTCTCCACATTTTTTAATTCCCACGTTTAGgtaatgttataaaatgtatgccaaaaacACTGGACACTTTTATTCCAAGTGACTTCCAGTACAATGTGCTGTATAAGtgttttgtatatgtgtgtgatcCTTGTGGGAATGAATTGAACCCATGACCTTGCCCACTTAGCTACTCACTGAACTCGTCAAAtaagaaactcttgttttcatTGCATAATGGTGTGAAGTAATGAACCCTCCCTTTCCCTCAGGTACTGGCTGGCCACCTACTTTGTCATCTGGTACGGCGTGCCCTACATGACGTACGATATCTACGCCATGTACCTCAGCCACTACTACCGCTTCCGGGTCAAGGGTCACGAGGAGTATAAGGAGCACTCGTTGACCACGGTCAACTCGTTTGTCCGCCGTGAGTTCCTGCTGGTGCTCCACCACATCGCGCTGCTCACCATCCTGCTGCCCGTCACCCTGGTCAGTAACACACACTACCAGTACTTAACACACAGTACTTATTGACCAGGGATACTTGTCAGGTTTTGGATGCCCTGCTGACCATTCTACTGCCTGTCActgatgagggagaggaggggagagtgatAAAATGATATGGCCCTTCTGACCATTATGCTGCCCTTCACTCTtgtgagagagaacggagagTGGGAGGAAAGGGGGGGTGAGAGATGTCCTGCTGACCATTCTGCTGCCTgacagtgagagggagggaagggtggatagaggggaaggaggatggcattgagagagagatggcacTAACTCTATTTGGCAAGTGTTTTGAAAATGAAActgaaaatgaaaaaatgaaacgGGTCAGAGAGTGTGTGAAAGAGACCTGTGTGTAGCCTGACTAGCTGATATTTTCCTCTCCTTTTAGTTTTCATTACATTGTCTTCCCGTCGACTGCATTTTCGGTCAAGAACACTATCTAATATCCACATAACGACAGATGAGTGTATAATGACAATAAtcgagagagaacacacacacccacaccagagtttctgttaggaaaatgtggcgccggacAATTATGGTAATGTGaccgggaagattttaatttaccgcCCATTTGAGAAATtaaccggacccatatgcattgggtgcataacccATTAAGGCGTCCACCcatggtgctcagaatgacagaaatcacaatTCCATTATGGTAATGCACCTTAACAGAATATTCAACtcatgtaatgaagcagccaatcattttcaaacatttgccgaAATGCAATTCGCGGGAAAACCccattctaaacagcgcacctgATAGCGGTTCCATATGTGATAGAGATGAACATCTCTGTTAGGAACTTTGAAAGAGGGGGAATGTAAAGATGCAACAAAtgggatgggttgctaatatgactagaattgtgcctttggcttctggacgaCAGAAAGTTGATGTGacaaccaatagaacaggagagaaatggcatagtggTGGGTCCAATAGGGAagtatataattactcctgtccatacagaaataaatgcattattcaaaatacttcaccagaaagAATTGAGGATCATTAGCCCGAAATTTGGGCAGTGTGCGTGGCAATGGGGCTAActgattattgagttgcggctgtcagtggaAAGCATCTAAAATAAGTGTGAAGATAATGTCTTGAGtagaatttaaaatgttgagacaagaagaaggggaggggtgtgtggcgaaTCTCTCCAGAATGGCTCGGCTGTCTCCTGCCAATTCCTTCGCATTGATTGTTTCGTTGTGTGAATTGTTTacccttattttttttaatcaattctcCATTTACATATGTCAGCAGTTGTAAATGTAGCATTAATCTccgtcatttggttacattaatttctgttaatgcgtgTTAATTAGTAATTTAATGttctcattctcggagtggaaacaTTGTTTGCGGAATTTACAACTTGCTACACTTATGAGAAACAAGCTTTGGTttatttggtttatttcataaccctCTTTTACGAGATTTGTCTTTCGTTTGGAttgctccatgtgagcaatgagcacgtctgtatttctctgtcctgataatgttggGGGAGCGtgaaaatctaattagcataatacaaaaatcccatGAGAATCCGTAAATGTAAGCTAAAgatctctgtttttctatgtcgcacttccgcatatgcggtgaaaggtgacagagctagagaggtgttcGTCAGACCATGAAACACCCCGAAAATCGGCCTTCttacaaaatcgtctgtagcgtccaaacggtttggcctaaacGACTAATATGATCCcgctatggaaagatgagattctcacgaacatgatggtTTTCTCCACAAGTGTCAGAAGACTTGTCTTaatggggttaaatacatgtgtgacgacaaaaaaagtgtgtgtatatgtttcctGATCTTATATCTGTCAGATATATAGAAGAAACACTTCAAAACAAcctttttgatattttttgggTACTATATgatgttccatgtagtgaatctgttattcaatgcatttgtatgggctaatagcagtaaagccaaaaataatttatttaaacatttttgtacatatttttttatacttcaaggggtcttaaaattctaaatcaattaACTTAATGCTCCTTGGTATAactttaaaacaattccatatggcTTAGTGGAACCTCAGGGACTTAGACTCGTATGGGTTAACATCTAATGTGAATGATATTAAAACTATAATTCCCCAAAGTATACtacttgaaaaatctttccaacaatctCCCTCTCGATAATCCTCAATGTGAAGTTCTAGgcctgcattggcctataggctatgagttccatgctctcatttctttagccgccaatggatcacGTATCAATGTATCCCTATGGCAGAAGGCTGGTGATCACGCATTAGTTCCAAATTTTATGATTgaccacgtgacaatgattttgagaaatgcataactggcacacagaatggtagaaatggtaggataaattctaagcttccccaaacttgaaactcacgctcTGCCAATGAAGTAATAATTGCGTCCAAGCTCCCATGGTCAGATTTTGCCAATAGGTTACTTTGAAGCAGAGTAAGACATTCCTCataatattaaataaaacattctgattttaaaaaattaactgttttcaaaatgcgtactgcctccagctcacattgtaaagtggtgggtgacgtGCTGATAGCCTGTTGCCTCCACTTGAATGGGAGGCTAGCTTTAATTActagttgagaaataaaaataatagccTTTTTGAAAAATGTTGCACCAAAACAGTTTTCAGCACGTGGTTGCATTTAGAATTGTGCAATTAATTGGCTTTTAAAAGCACATGTTTTATTCCAGCTGCAGGAGAAATCCCACTGTGCGCGTGTGATAGTTGTTGGTTAAATAAGATACGTGATGGCTAACGAAAATACACAGTCTAAagtaattccactaaattatgcaaattaacctatataCCGATCAGCCTGAAGGTCAAATGCATTTACAtcaactggtatttccatcaattaaTAAAAAGCATTAGTTTGCAATGGGATTTGTTTTTCCGACAACAGTTTTATTTATAggcttttcattacattttttgggacaAAAGCCGGCAATTGCCCGCTAAAGAAAACCCTGAGATCTCGCTCGCTTGcgccatcactcactcactctctcacacacacacacacacacacacacacacacacacacgtgtcgtattagcggcaggtagcctagtggttagagtgttggactagtaaccaaatggttgcaagatcgaatccccgagctgacaaggtaaaaatatgtcgttctcgCCCCTGAGCaagacccactgttcctaggccgtcattgaaaataagaatttgttcataactgacttgcctagttaaataaaggtaaaataagaaATTGTGTCCATTTCATGTAGAGAGAAGGTCAAGTGCATTGGAAACCTGGCATCTTAGTTTTCAGTGGCTTTCAATGGTGATATGAGATCACCTTACCCTACACCTCCATTATTCAGGCTCCAGCTGCTGtgatcctcctctcatctccttctcctcctcccttgcTCCCTGCTTCGTTCCCCTCCCACACAagtcaggtcacacacacactgggtccagcaggcaggtaggtaggtaTAGTGTTACATGGCAGCAGTTTGTGCTGCAGGTCATTCTTCCATTGGGCAGATGGCAGAGCTGGTGTCTGGGCCGCACACACTACTGGTTTATTCATcatcacataacacacacagagccctctGTTGGGCATCCTCTCTGTCTGCAGCTTCCATCAATGCTCCTCCATACATTTACTCATTGGGATCTATTCCCTTACCTTAACGTCTGGTCTTATGGCATAagtctgggtcgtgttcattgtTGCATGCCACGGAAACCTTTTGCCACGAAATGTGAGTGTTTCTTGTTGGAAAAGTCCAGAGTTCCTCtcagtttcagtccattttcttttgtttgttgcctgatgaacatgaccctgggCCTGGTTTGTCCTCTGTTGGCCAAGTTGGTTTGTAGCCTTGTTGGTGTTATTGAGCTGTGTCCTGacttgtgtttttgtatgtgcaGCCCTAGGGACAGTCAATTTGCATACAAGTCCTAAAGTACCGAGGGCCATtttggatgggtgtgtgtgtatctctgtgtgtgcgtaGTCTTGTTTCAGATTGTTGTAACTGTGTGCCGTCTCCCTCCCTGTGCCTTTCAGTTCTTCAGGATGGACCAGGGCGATTACTTCATCGGCTGCCTGTTCCTCACAGAGCTCAGCACGCCCTTCGTCTCCTTAGGGAAGATCCTCATCCAGGTGAGAAagacgcgcacgcgcacacacattaGAACACCCTAATCACCACTTATAACAACCATGTATACACACCAAGGTTTCCGTTGGCCAAAAGCCGGTTATTACAggctaataaaaaaaaatctgcaccgGCCAATTGCCGAGAGAAGaaaaaatcccattgcgaaaTAATGATTTTTAGCCTGTTCATTGATGGTAATACCAGTCTATCGGTCTGTAGGTAAATTTGCATGATGTTGTGAAATGAAATTGGCGcgtgtacagtatatttgttcTGAATCTTGTTGATCACACGcgtacagatacagagccttggTGTGGAAAATCGGAAGGCGGGCTTCATCAGCATGTCACACACCATTGAGCTGGAGGCaacatgcattttgaaaacataaagCTACTTAATAGTTTGAAACTTGAAActtttactacatattatgaggcatgtcttaccttgcttcaaagtagcttcGCCAAAATCGGACCATATCCGTGGAGGCAAGTgtttcaaatcaactttcttacattgtccagtagccaaaagcacaatcctagtcatattagcaacccatgctaggtGTTGCCTATTAGCTCTCCCCTCTTTCAAGATTACGTATATTTCAATCTCATGAAACCTCTCACATGTGCAATCCGCTTTAGACAagggtgttttcccgctaattgcattatggaacgaacatttgtgggtagcctactgccttgtgtgcattgctgcgcgcATAATGTGAACAAGCAATAGTATatagctaaacgttctgatctgttgcatcagactcatttggttaaaaatatatatatatttatgtagcctaggcctactggttcaTCTATCATCCTACATCTCTCCCAGAGTGTTTGGAATAGGCTTTTTCTTTattgacaagctgaccaatagaatacgttaacttttctactatgggggatagtagactgacataagctagtgattttgctgtttcgTTActtgtcttgttggctgagggaaAGTAAATGTGAACAGTTATTCTATGATCAAAAGTGCACGTCAGAATTAGGTAAAGATCACCCGTCGTTGTatcctcgacttgcatgttctgttaatatgaatgaccataatctaaatgtgatttctgtcattctgagcaccaatgggtggacgccctaatcaggttaccaCCCTATGgatatgggtccggtaaatttaaaatgctgccggtcaaatgtccggtGCCACATTTTCCTTACGGAaaccctgatacacacacaccagtatcTCCACCTAACAATGTGTATATATAGgtatctgccaaaataaaggaaactcttgagtaaatgagggatacaaagtatattgaaaggtGTTTCCAAACAGTTAAGCAATTAAAACATCCCATTATgcatagggtcatgtataaaaatgcccagttgctcaTTATTTTGGCTATTATGGCTAGAAGTGATCTAACTGACTTTGGAAGAgaggtctcaaaggagcatagaggGTTCAAAGggtgggtctgtgtgtctgtctcggtctctgtctgtgtgtctgtctcggtctctgtctgtctggctctgtgtctgtctgtctcgtcgtctcgctgtctgttctgtgtgtctgtctgtctcggtctctgtctgtctgtgtgtctgtctgtctcggtctctgtctgtgtgtctgtctgttgtctcggtctctgtctgtgtgtctgtctcggtctctgtctgtgtgtcttgtctCGGTCTTTCTGTCTGGTgtcggtctctgtctgtgtgtcggtctcgcgtctctgtctgtgtgcggGTTCtcggtttctctgtctctgttgtgtcggtctctgtcggtctctgtctGCTTGTCGgtctctgtcggtctctgtctgtgtgtctgtctgtgtctgtctctgtctgtgtctgtctgtgtctgtctctgtctgtcgtctgtgtctgtgtctgtctgtcgtctgtgtctgtctcggtctcggtctctgtctgtgtctgtgtctgtgtgtcagtctcggcctctgtctgtgtgtcggtctctgtatgtgtgtcatcggatctcaacccaattgagattcagcagcgcctgagacagcgtgttccatcaacaaaacaccaaattatagaatgatgttgcatccctccaataaagTTCCAtaaacttgtagaatctatgccaaggcgtgTTGAAGCTGATCTGGCGGCTCATGGTGGCCACGCCCTATTAAgacgctttatgttggtgtttcctttatttgtactTGTATCCATACAGCTACTCACTAAATAAACACTTCTGGTATATGTTTATCACTAAAAGAGCAAAGAGCAGGCAGCCTGCTTGGTCTCTAGCTCACTTTCTGCTGACTTCTGACTCTTCATTCAGTAGTGCCACTCTCTACTCTCTTACTTAGTGTCCTCTGGTGGACTGGTCGGGTACTGCAGAGCCACTGTCATAACACACAAGACCACACATGGGCACTGTTAGAATGCCTCCTTCGCTTCCTGTAATAGTGTATCTATCAACAGATCTACCATGATGCATGGGTACCACTTCATAGCTTTCACCAGTCCAGTCTTCAGATCAGTGATTACAtcatggagggaggaaggaagaatgTATTTTCAAAGTATTCAAACAGGTCCAGGGATTCCAGCCCAGTTTTGCTCACTTAGAATTTCAAGACTGTTTGACCATATAATGaccttttttctccctctttgtctccTTTCAATATTCTCCCaacacatctctccctccatcctcctctcctcttgtttcTCACAGCTGGGTCTGCAGGACTGCTGGATCCATAAGGCCAATGGGGGCATGGTGTTGCTCAGCTTCTTCCTGTGTCGAATCGCCCTCTTTCCCTACATGTACTGGGTCTACGGCCGTCACTACGGCATCCCCATCTACGGCGTGCCCTTCCACCTGACACTGTCGGTCAACCTGGGCAGCCTGTGTATCCTGGCGCCGCAGGTCTACTGGTTCGTGCTGCTCTGCCGCAAGGGCTGGCGGCTCTACCAGCGCCAGTGTCACTCCACCGCTGCTGCCGGCAGCCAGGACTCCTCCCCCCTGCCCCCACCTAGCCCCCCCTCCCTCACGGACAACCAACCCAAGGGAAACCATTAGAGCTGGAGAGCTCACTCCGTCACCATcgtgctctctctgttctttctcggTTCTCTCTACTCTATATGCGCTCGAGTCACACAAAAATGAACCACCATcgactactacttctactgcagAAGCACTTCGGCTACATACCACAGTCTCCCCAAAACTACAACCGTTACTACTATGATTACACTGCTactgctcctcctccccctgaGCCCCCACCCCCATGTTTCCCTTTTGCTTCGATACTACTGATCGCTCCATGTCCAGTGCAAGCTCTACTCTatttttttgggagggggggggtttaCCCTGTGCTTGGATTAGAGTGATTGGACAGGGGTTATATTTGTTGTGCTACACTGGAGTTTCCCTAAAAGATATGAAGAAGACAGAATGGAGCTCCTGGCTTTTTTCGGAGGGGGGGAGGTGCTGAGACACTCCCCCggcccctccccttcatctgttACTTGCTCTGCTGATTGGAAGATCAGTTAGTGTGGATGAATGTGTCTGTAGAATTtgttgatttattttgttttgtcaatgattttttttgtcaagttctgAAGATTCACATTTTATGAagtgtttgtccacccacctagTCCTCATCTTTAAAAGACCGCCggcgggagaggaggagaagcggGAAAGGGGACTTGGCATGCAGATTGTAATGGTCACAAGGCTGGGTGGTGGGacgaggggtggagggatgggatGGGGTGTTTACAAACTAAGATAGGTACAGGTGTCACCTCATCTACATTTGAAggagaaaatgagaaagaaatgTTTGCACCAGCATAGCTACACAAAAACCCATTTAATGTGATTGGATTGTGGAACTCCACCCTCCTTTATCCACCTCAGCG
This window harbors:
- the LOC111980169 gene encoding ceramide synthase-like — encoded protein: MLQVLACGVVVFPGLFFVFRRVLPSIFKQWTDADVVLVSERLVSSIHAIMATTAGVIVVLACRGNIMTDRYWLATYFVIWYGVPYMTYDIYAMYLSHYYRFRVKGHEEYKEHSLTTVNSFVRREFLLVLHHIALLTILLPVTLFFRMDQGDYFIGCLFLTELSTPFVSLGKILIQLGLQDCWIHKANGGMVLLSFFLCRIALFPYMYWVYGRHYGIPIYGVPFHLTLSVNLGSLCILAPQVYWFVLLCRKGWRLYQRQCHSTAAAGSQDSSPLPPPSPPSLTDNQPKGNH